Proteins found in one Anoplolepis gracilipes chromosome 7, ASM4749672v1, whole genome shotgun sequence genomic segment:
- the Mrpl49 gene encoding large ribosomal subunit protein mL49 isoform X1 translates to MADTPTLIFTRVPKMAALRTLARRSLETFVNPAWTRGHVATSCVARLTPQIPRRWSSYKSSPTYTKPEDYTEYEITKDPNEWKYIERLLRYKVVPKPPTEDVELPSGYKPARASPMDYSYFIERNRNHMLPVHLNISGDGQKKITKVGKIQGDIRALDRDIKKYIQERTGRTPFSKIHEFAGIIKFKGDCVNRIKDWMNMKGF, encoded by the exons ATGGCGGACACGCCGACCCTTATATTTACCCGAGTCCCCAAAATGGCCGCCCTTCGGACTCTCGCACGCCGCAGCCTCGAGACGTTTGTCAATCCCGCGTGGACGCGAGGTCACGTCGCGACGTCGTGCGTCGCGCGACTAACTCCTCAG atTCCACGGAGATGGAGCAGCTACAAATCATCTCCCACATATACTAAACCTGAAGACTACACAGAGTATGAAATTACAAAAGATCCAAATGAATGGAAATATATAGAGCGTCTGCTTAGATATAAAGTTGTACCTAAACCACCGACTGAAGATGTTGAACTACCATCTGGCTATAAACCAGCACGTG caTCACCCATGGATTATTCCTATTTTATAGAACGTAATAGAAATCATATGCTGCCTGTGCATTTGAATATATCGGGCGAcggacagaaaaaaataacaaaagttGGTAAAATTCAAGGAGATATACGGGCATTGGATcgtgacataaaaaaatacatacaggAACGTACAGGACGAACGCCTTTTAGCAAGATACATGAATTTGCgggtataattaaatttaagggTGATTGCGTTAATCGCATTAAAGACTGGATGAACATGAAAGGATTCTAA
- the Mrpl49 gene encoding large ribosomal subunit protein mL49 isoform X2 — MKNRETIISSVRKIPRRWSSYKSSPTYTKPEDYTEYEITKDPNEWKYIERLLRYKVVPKPPTEDVELPSGYKPARASPMDYSYFIERNRNHMLPVHLNISGDGQKKITKVGKIQGDIRALDRDIKKYIQERTGRTPFSKIHEFAGIIKFKGDCVNRIKDWMNMKGF, encoded by the exons ATGAAAAATCGCGAGACGATCATTTCGAGCGTCAGAAAA atTCCACGGAGATGGAGCAGCTACAAATCATCTCCCACATATACTAAACCTGAAGACTACACAGAGTATGAAATTACAAAAGATCCAAATGAATGGAAATATATAGAGCGTCTGCTTAGATATAAAGTTGTACCTAAACCACCGACTGAAGATGTTGAACTACCATCTGGCTATAAACCAGCACGTG caTCACCCATGGATTATTCCTATTTTATAGAACGTAATAGAAATCATATGCTGCCTGTGCATTTGAATATATCGGGCGAcggacagaaaaaaataacaaaagttGGTAAAATTCAAGGAGATATACGGGCATTGGATcgtgacataaaaaaatacatacaggAACGTACAGGACGAACGCCTTTTAGCAAGATACATGAATTTGCgggtataattaaatttaagggTGATTGCGTTAATCGCATTAAAGACTGGATGAACATGAAAGGATTCTAA